A region of the Corynebacterium renale genome:
CGTCGACCTCATCGACGAGGCCGGCGCCCGCATGCGCATCAAGCGCATGACCGCACCAGAGGGCCTGCGCAAGATCGACGACCAGATCCAGGAAGTCCGCAAGGAAAAGGAAGCCGCGATCGACGCGCAGGACTTCGAGAAGGCGTCCTCCCTGCGGGAAAAGGAGCGCACCCTCAACGAGGAGCGCAAGGAACGCGAAAAGCAGTGGCAGAACGGCGAGCTGCAGGACATCGCTGAGGTCGGCGAAGACCAGATCGCAGAAGTCCTGGCCAACTGGACCGGCATCCCCGTGTTCAAGCTCTCCGAGGAAGAATCCACCCGTCTCCTCAAGATGGAAGAGGAGCTGCACAAGCGCATCATCGGACAGGACGATGCGGTCAAGACCGTGTCGCGCGCTATCCGACGCACCCGTGCCGGCCTGAAGGACCCGAAGCGTCCATCCGGTTCCTTCATCTTCGCCGGCCCCTCCGGTGTGGGTAAGACGGAACTGTCCAAGGCTTTGGCCGAGTTCCTCTTCGGGGACGAAGACTCGCTCATCCAGATTGACATGAGTGAGTTCCACGACCGCTACACCGCCTCGCGCCTGTTCGGTGCCCCTCCGGGATACGTCGGCTACGAAGAGGGCGGCCAGCTCACCGAGAAGGTACGCCGCAAGCCGTTCTCCGTGGTGCTTTTCGACGAAATCGAGAAGGCACACAAGGAGATCTACAACACCTTGCTGCAGGTCCTGGAAGAAGGCCACCTCACCGATGGTCAGGGCCGCGTCGTGGACTTCAAGAACACCATCTTGATCTTCACCTCCAACCTGGGTACCCAAGATATTTCCAAGGCTGTGGGCATCGGATTCTCCGGCTCCACCGCCTCGGATGAGGAAGCCCAGTTCAAGCGGATGAAGAACAAGGTGCACGACGAGCTGAAGAAGCACTTCCGCCCTGAGTTCTTGAACCGTATCGACGACATCGTGGTCTTCCACCAGCTCAACCAAGAGCAGATTGTGCAGATGGTCGACCTGCTCATTGGCCGCGTGGAACGTGCCCTCGACGACAAGGACATGGGCATCGAACTCACCGAGAAGGCCAAGAACCTGCTGGCCAAGCGTGGCTTCGACCCCGTCTTGGGTGCACGTCCGCTGCGTCGCACTATCCAGCGCGAAATCGAAGACGCACTCAGCGAGAAGATCCTCTTCGGCGAAATCGGTGCCGGCGAAATCATCACCGTGGACGTCGAAGGTTGGGATGGTCAGTCCGAGGACTACAAGGACGCCGAGTTCACCTTCACCCCACGCCCGCGCCCACTGCCGGAGAACTTCCACCTGGAAGACGCTGCGGTTGAAGAAGCACAGGAAGACGTGGCAAAGGCAGCCTCCGGCGACGTCCCGGAATCTGAATAAAACCGTCTAAACCAGTAGCCTCCCGCCCCTCACCGGGCGGGAGGCTACAATCTTGTGCCATGGGTATTTACTTTCGCGACAAGGTTAAGACCGGCAAAAACTCCTGGCTCAACCTCTCCAAATCCGGGGCCTCAGCCTCCACGAAAATTGGGCCAGTCACCGTCAACTCACGTGGCGGGTTCTGGGTTAATCTCCCCGGCGGCCTGAACTTCCGGGGCCGCTGGAAGTAAAAACTACGGCAGGCTGAAACCGGCTGCGTTGTGGTCGGCGAGGCCGTCGTCGAGAAGCGAATGCAGGCATCGGGAAACCTGCGCACCATCGGGCCACACCGCAAAAATCTGCTCCTCGGACACCGGTTCCTCCGCCGAGCGCAGTAGGGCCATAATTTTGCCGCGCACCTGACGGTCGGTGCCGGCAAATTTTTGTACCCGACCCTTTGCTTTTGCCAGTTCTTCCTCGGTGGGGCTGGGTTGGCCGAGCGCCACCCAGGTGCAAAGGTCTTCGATGGGGCAGCGCTCGCAGTACGCGACACGCGCGGTGCAGATGAGGGCGCCCAATTCCATGATTCCGGCGGAGTAGGTGGGGCCTTCGTCGTCGGGAAGCAGGGCAGCGGCGTGCGCCAGTTCTTTCTTTGACGCGGGCGGGGTGAGGTAGTGGCCGTCGTGGGCGCGGGCGATGACGCGGCGGACGTTGATGTCTACGACCGGCACATTGTGGCCGAAGGCGAAGCATGCGACCGCGCGCGCCGTGTAATCCCCAATCCCGGGGAGAGCCAGCAGCTCCGGGACGGTGTCCGGCACCTTTCCGCCGTGGACTTCCACGATGCGGCGGGCACACTCCTGGAGACGCAGCGCACGCCGCGGATACCCCAGGGTGGACCAGGCGCGCAGCACGTCCGCGGTGGGGGCGGCGGCAAGGTCGGCGGGGGTAGGCCAGCGGTCCATCCACTGCCGCCAGATAGGTTCCACGCGCGCGACCGGGGTCTGCTGGCTCATGACTTCGCTGAGCAAGATTGCCCACGGCGTTGTGCCCGGTTCCCGCCAGGGGAGGGGCCGGGCGTTGGCTTTGAACCAGTCGATGATGCGGCGCGCGGTGGGGGTAGACATAGGGGACCAGTCTAAACGTTGGCCGGAAAAGTGCCAGAATGTGACCTATGGCATTTTCCTCAGTAACTCCTCAGAATCCGCAGGGCGTGTGGGACGTCCTCAAGGCTGGCAACGCTCGTTTCGCGCAGGAACGCGCTGAGCACCCGCATTCCGACATTGCGCGCCGCGTGCAGTTGAGCTCCGGCCAGGCGCCACGCGCCGTCGTTTTGTCGTGCTCGGATTCGCGTGTTCCCGTTGAGCTGGTCTTTGACGTCGGCCTCGGGGACATCTTCGTAGTGCGTACCGCCGGCCACATTTTGGATATGGCAGTTTTGGGTTCCCTCGAGTTTGCTATCGACGGCCTCGGCGTGGACCTGGTCGTGGTCATGGGCCACGAGTCCTGCGGTGCTGTCGCTGCGACGGTCGCGGCCCTCGACGGCGGGGACATCCCCGATGGCCTGCAGCGCACCCTCGTGGAGAAGGTCGCGCCTTCGGTGTTGGTGTCGCGGCGCAACGGATCCGCGGACACGGCTTCGGCTGAGCGCACTCACGTTGAGGAAACCATCGACCAGCTTTACCAGCGCCTTCCGTCCTTGCGCAGCAAGATTGAGGATGGACGTTGCGGGCTGGTGGGCTTGCGCTATTTGCTTGACGACGGCCACGTGGAGGTCCTCGACACCCACGGCGTGAAATAACACCACAGGCGCCCAAAAGCGCTTATGGTTAGGGGTGTGACCTCCCAAGAACCGCAGCGTTTACCGCAAGAGATTTACGTGCGCCGTCGTGTTGCGGCGGCAGCTGTGCTCGTTGTCCTCCTTGTCTTTTTGGCGTGGCTGGGCAGCGTCCTGCTCGGGGGCGACGATTCGGAGAACCCGGATTCGGCCGCCGTGACCACGACGTCGGAGACGACTTCTTCCACCCCGGCTGAGACAACCACCGCGACGACGACCGAAACGTCGACGGCTGTCACCTCGTCTGAGGAGAAACCGACCGAATCGACGCAGGCTGCGGCTGCGAAAACCACGTGCGAACTTGGCGACTTAGAGCTTGCCGTGCGCGTCACTCCGACCACTGTGACGGGTAACCAGCAGCCGGAGTTTTTCGTGGACGTGAAGAATCCGACGAAGGCCGATTGCGTGATTGATACGTCGGAGGAGCCGTTGCGTTTTGAGGTCTATGACCTGAACACGAATCAGCGCCTGTGGTCGGATATTGACTGCAACCGTGCGATGCTGACGGGCGAGGAAACCTTCAAGGCTGGGGAGACCCGCCACTTCAACGCGGTGTGGTCCCGCACCACGAGCGCACCTGGCGCGTGCGAGGCGCGTCAACCCGTCCCTGCTGGTGGATACTTCCTCCACGGGGTCATCGGCAATAATGCCTCGCCCGCGGAGACTTTTAACGTCCGCTCTTAAAAGTCACCCCGATTGCCTCTTTGACCGTGGCGACTTCACGCACACTAATTCCTTTGACGGGTTTTTCTACCGTCCCCTTCGGCACGATGGCGTGACTGAATCCCAGGCGCGACGCTTCTTGGAGGCGGCGAACCACGTTCGGCACGCGACGCACTTCTCCGGCTAACCCCACTTCCCCGATGACTACGGTCCCGGCGGGAAGTGGGGTTTCGCGCAAGGTGGACACTGTGGCCAGGGCACATGCGAGGTCGGTTGCTGGTTCGCTGATGCGCACGCCACCGACGGTTGCCACGTACACGTCTTTGTCTTGGGTGGGTAGGCCAGCGCGGGCGGCCAGCACGGCAAGGACCATCGGGACGCGGTTCGAGTCCAAGCCGGTGACTACGCGGCGCGGGTTCTTCGCACCGGTCTGGACGGCCAGGGCTTGGACTTCGGCAAGCATGGGGCGCACGCCATCCATGGCCACGGTGACGGCAGAGCCGTCGGGGGTGGAGTCTCGGTGTGAGAGGAATAACCCGGAGGGGTCGGGGACTTCGCGGATGCCGTCGGATGTTTGCTCGAAGCAACCGACCTCATCGGTAGCGCCGAAGCGGTTCTTGATTCCGCGCAGCATGCGCAAGGAGGAATGGCGGTCCCCCTCAAAATTCAGGACGACGTCCACGAGGTGCTCCAGGACGCGCGGCCCGGCTACGTTTCCATCCTTTGTCACGTGGCCCACCAGGAGGATCGGGATCCCCGTGGTTTTCGCCAGCGAAGTCAGCGCCGCAGTGACTGCGCGCGATTGGGCCACGCCACCGGCCACGCCCTCCACGCCCGAGGCCTGCATGGTCTGCACGGAGTCCACAATCAACAGGGAAGGGGAGACCTGCTGCACATGTCCAAAGACCACATCTAACTGGGATTCTGCGGCCAAGTACAAGGTGTCCTTGACCGCACCG
Encoded here:
- a CDS encoding ATP-dependent Clp protease ATP-binding subunit, whose translation is MFERFTDRARRVIVLAQEEARMLNHNYIGTEHILLGLISEGEGVAAKALESMGISLEDVRREVEEIIGQGTQPHSGHIPFTPKAKKVLELALREGLQMGHKYIGTEFLLLGLIREGDGVAAQVLTKLGADLPRVRQQVIQLLSGYEGNPQNNPEGPAAGPVGAGAASGPGGGGGRQGERSNSLVLDQFGRNLTQAAKDGKLDPVVGRSKEIERIMQVLSRRTKNNPVLIGEPGVGKTAVVEGLALDIVNGKVPETLRDKQVYSLDLGSLVAGSRYRGDFEERLKKVLKEINQRGDIILFIDEIHTLVGAGAAEGAIDAASLLKPKLARGELQTIGATTLDEYRKHIEKDAALERRFQPVQVDEPSVEDTIQILKGLRDRYEAHHRVSITDGALAAAARLSDRYINDRFLPDKAVDLIDEAGARMRIKRMTAPEGLRKIDDQIQEVRKEKEAAIDAQDFEKASSLREKERTLNEERKEREKQWQNGELQDIAEVGEDQIAEVLANWTGIPVFKLSEEESTRLLKMEEELHKRIIGQDDAVKTVSRAIRRTRAGLKDPKRPSGSFIFAGPSGVGKTELSKALAEFLFGDEDSLIQIDMSEFHDRYTASRLFGAPPGYVGYEEGGQLTEKVRRKPFSVVLFDEIEKAHKEIYNTLLQVLEEGHLTDGQGRVVDFKNTILIFTSNLGTQDISKAVGIGFSGSTASDEEAQFKRMKNKVHDELKKHFRPEFLNRIDDIVVFHQLNQEQIVQMVDLLIGRVERALDDKDMGIELTEKAKNLLAKRGFDPVLGARPLRRTIQREIEDALSEKILFGEIGAGEIITVDVEGWDGQSEDYKDAEFTFTPRPRPLPENFHLEDAAVEEAQEDVAKAASGDVPESE
- a CDS encoding DUF4236 domain-containing protein — its product is MGIYFRDKVKTGKNSWLNLSKSGASASTKIGPVTVNSRGGFWVNLPGGLNFRGRWK
- a CDS encoding A/G-specific adenine glycosylase, whose protein sequence is MSTPTARRIIDWFKANARPLPWREPGTTPWAILLSEVMSQQTPVARVEPIWRQWMDRWPTPADLAAAPTADVLRAWSTLGYPRRALRLQECARRIVEVHGGKVPDTVPELLALPGIGDYTARAVACFAFGHNVPVVDINVRRVIARAHDGHYLTPPASKKELAHAAALLPDDEGPTYSAGIMELGALICTARVAYCERCPIEDLCTWVALGQPSPTEEELAKAKGRVQKFAGTDRQVRGKIMALLRSAEEPVSEEQIFAVWPDGAQVSRCLHSLLDDGLADHNAAGFSLP
- a CDS encoding carbonic anhydrase codes for the protein MAFSSVTPQNPQGVWDVLKAGNARFAQERAEHPHSDIARRVQLSSGQAPRAVVLSCSDSRVPVELVFDVGLGDIFVVRTAGHILDMAVLGSLEFAIDGLGVDLVVVMGHESCGAVAATVAALDGGDIPDGLQRTLVEKVAPSVLVSRRNGSADTASAERTHVEETIDQLYQRLPSLRSKIEDGRCGLVGLRYLLDDGHVEVLDTHGVK
- the radA gene encoding DNA repair protein RadA codes for the protein MAKKQRPQHVCSECGYSSPKWLGRCPECGSWGSMTEQAPVAAAASPGGAKGTVQALTPTTAATPITRIDANAAETQTTGIGELDRVLGSGIVPGSVVLMAGEPGVGKSTLLLEVAARWAGQGRKALYVTAEESAGQVRLRAERTGAVKDTLYLAAESQLDVVFGHVQQVSPSLLIVDSVQTMQASGVEGVAGGVAQSRAVTAALTSLAKTTGIPILLVGHVTKDGNVAGPRVLEHLVDVVLNFEGDRHSSLRMLRGIKNRFGATDEVGCFEQTSDGIREVPDPSGLFLSHRDSTPDGSAVTVAMDGVRPMLAEVQALAVQTGAKNPRRVVTGLDSNRVPMVLAVLAARAGLPTQDKDVYVATVGGVRISEPATDLACALATVSTLRETPLPAGTVVIGEVGLAGEVRRVPNVVRRLQEASRLGFSHAIVPKGTVEKPVKGISVREVATVKEAIGVTFKSGR